The genomic segment CCCTTCCAGGGAGAAGGCCGGGGTGAGGTGAATCGCGCAAGCGCTGAAGTGAAGTCGAAGAAGCGTTCGTAGCGAGGAATAAACACCCTCTCCTTCCGGGAGAGGGCCGTGAGGGTGTGAATCGGCGCATCGCTGAAGTGAAGTCGAAGAAGCGTTCGTAGCGAGCAATAAACACCCTCTCCCTTCCAGGGAGAGGGCCGGGGTGAGGGTGAATCGGCGCAGCGCTGAAGTGAAGTCGAAGAAGCGTTCGTAGCGAGGAATAAACACCCTCTCCCTTCCAGGGAGAGGGCCGGGGTGAGGGTGAATCGGCGCATCGCGGGGATTCGCAGTAATCGCAGGGTGCGTCCGGGCCACGTCGGAGCCTCGACTCGACGCACCGCCCGAGTGACTCCGCATCACGTGCCATGGGACCGGTCCGACGGATCATTTTCATTTCGCCGGGGCAGCGCTGCCGCATTTACCAGCATTGAGAGCAGTTCTTGCCGATCGCCGCGGCGCGCGCCGATAAAAATGTTTGCTTGAAGTCGCGCACATCCCGCCGATATCTCCCTCACGAACGGATGCAACGGATGCGTTGTTCCCGGCGGTTCCCGCCGGAGCGATCGTGAGGATGCGACGATTCGGCGTGATTCCGTGTGACTCGGTGTTGCGTCGTCGAGGCGATTTCGGCGACTGGTGGGTGTGTGGGCCATGGCGGAAGCTGCGGCGACAGCGCAAGTGATGGCAGGAAACGCAGCGGGCGCAGCGAACGCGCCGGGGGGTGACGCACCGCGGGGCGGGCTTCGCGAGCGGTTTGCGGGCCGCTGGCAGCTTCCCCTGCTGATCGCCAGTGTGCTGGCGCTTTCGGCGGGCGTCTCGCGGCAGGTGGCGCGCTATCGACCGGTAAGCTTTGAGGAGCATCTGAAGCGTGTGGCGGTTCTCCGCGAGGCGAATGCGCTGGGTCGAGCCGCGACGTATATCAAGTATTTGTTGAGTCGGCCGGAGCGGCCTGCGGCCGAGCGGGGCGAACTGTATCGGCTGTATGCGCAGGTTGCTTATCAGGCGGAGTCGTCGGCGACGGCGCATGGCGAGGCGAATACGCGGGCGATCATCCGCAACATGCAGCAGGCGCGCGAAGAGGGTGCAGCGCTTGCGGCATCGGACTGGTACGCGCTGGGCGAGGCGTATCGGTGGGCCGGTCAATGGACCGAGTCGATTGATGCGCTGGGCAAGGCGCTCGAAGCGGGCATGACGCCGGCGGATGCGATTCGCCGGAAGATCGTGGAGTTGCGGCTGGCGACGACCGCGCCGACGGATCCGAAGAATGTGTCGGACATCGCCGCGGTGTTGAGCGCGGCCGATTCGTCGCCGGAGAACTTTGTGTGGGCGACGGATCTGACGGTGGATCGGTTGCTCTCGGCGGGCCGGGCGGACGAGGCCTTGAAACTGGTGAAACAGGCGGAAGCGCGCGGGGGGGAACCGGACGCGCGGCAATCGGTGAGATACCTGGAGGCGTTGTGCCTTCGCGCGATGGGTCGGACGGATGAGGCGGAGGCGTTGCTTCGGCGAATCCGGGAGGAGTGGACGAAGCGCGATGATCTGTGGGCGCGGGCCGGCTGGTTGCTAGGACGATTGCAGCAGGAAGACGACCGGCCGCAGATGGCGCTGGCGTTCTACGAGGAGGTGCTGCGTTCGTTTGCGTCGGGGGAAATGAAATGGGCATGTGAACAGGGTCGTGCCGAATGTCTGGCACGACTGGAGCGGTTTGAAGCGGCGCGGGAGGCCTTTTCGGGGCTGATCGAGCAGCGCGGGGCGTGGGAGCGTTCGCGCTACGTGAATGCGGGTGCGGTTCGTTCAGCGTTGATCGTGATCGCGGAGCGATTGCGCGGCGCCGGCGAGTACGAGGCATCGAACGATTACTACCGACTGGGGCTGAAGCTGGCGGGAACGGATTCGGCGGCGCAGCGCGCGCATTACACGGGTCAGCTCGCGGCGAATTGCCGGTCGCTGGGTGTTCAGGCGCGCGATGCGAGCGACGCACGGGTCGCGGCGCAGTGGTTCGCCGAGGCGGGCCGGCTGAACCTGGCGCGGTCGGAGATTGAGACGCAGGAGCGGTTCCAGGCCGAGGCGCTGGAGGCAGCGGCCGAGGATTTCGACGCGGCGGGCCGGACCGATGAGATGATCCGCGCGCTGACGAAACTGGTGGCGCGGCATCCGACGAACGTGCGGCGGTCGGCGGGCATGTTCCGCCTCGCGCAAGCGCTGGAGGCGCAGGGTCGTTATGCCGAGGCTGCGGCATCGTATCAGGAGATCATGACGGTTTACCGACGGCTGCCGGATGCGTTGTCGTCGATGGTGCCGTTGGCGCGGTGTTTGATTCGTCAGGGCGGCGACCGGGCGCAGCGCGGCGTGGCGATTTTGACGGAGATCGTAGACGACCTGGGGCCGGAGGAAATCTTCACGCCGCGGGCGATGGAATACCGCGAGGCATTGTTTGAGCTGGCGGAGTATTACACGCAGGCCGATCCTGTGCGGATTCCGAATCGCGACGAGTTGGCGATTTCGCGACTGGAAGATGCGCTGGCGTTGTATCCCGACGCGGCCGAGGCGCCCAAGCTGCTGTTTTTATTGGGGGAGTCGTACCGGCGCAGCGCGGGACGGTTGCGCGAGTCGCTGAAAAAGGAACTGGATGCGCGAACACGCGAGGAGTCCGCTCGCGCGGCGGACGACCGGTTGCGGCGCGCGGTGGATGCGTACGAGCGCATCATGGCGCGGCTGGCGGGGCAGGATGGCAGCGCATTGAGTGAATCCGAGCGGCTGTACCTGCGATGCAGCTATTTGTATCGAGCCGATTGTCTGTTTGAACTGGGCGATTATGCAGCGGCCGCGGATGGGTATCGCGAGGCGCAGTGGCGGTACGAGGCCGATCCGTCGGCGGTGTCGGCCGGCGTGCAGCTGTATCACTGCTTTGTGCGGCTGGGCAATGCGAACGAGGCACGGATGGCGCTGGCGCGGCTGGGCTGGTTGTTGAAGAAGCTGCCGGAATCAGCGTTCGAAGCGCGGCGCGGCATGTCGTCGAAGGCGTACTGGGAAGGCTTGGTCGCACGGCTGGAACGGACGAGCGGCGACCTGCTGGCGGGAGCGAGGTGAGTCATGACGGCGACACTGAACCGGGTCGCGCCGCAGGGCAGCGCAGCCGAACTGGTGATGCTGCTCGAGCAGCAGCGGGCGACGTATCGGCGACTTCGCCAACTGGCGGAGCGGCAGCGCGTGCTGGTGGTGCAGGACGACATGCAGCCGCTGCTGGCCTTGCTGGGCGAGCGGCAGGCGCTGGTGGACGCGCTGATGCGGGTGCACGGTCAGTTGGCGCCGTACCGGGCGAACTGGCCGGCGACGATGCAGGGTCTGGATGAACCGACGCGCAAGCGTGTGACGGAGATGCTGGAAGAAGCGAACGAGGCGCTGGGCGGCATTTTACAGGGAGACACGCGGGATAGTGCCACGCTAACGACACGACGCCAGGAGACGTCGGAGCGGATCACGACGCTGGGGCAGATCGCGCGCGCGACGGCGGCCTATGCGGCGGCGCCCGCCGGGTCCGCGGCGCCGGGGCGGTTCGGGACGGATGCCAGCGCCTAAGCGGGAATGATGTGGATGGCGGCGTTTCGCAGGATGAAACACCGAGCAAGCATTGAATCGGCGAGCGTGCTCGCCGGAAAAATGAGACGCGAGACAATGATCGAACTTGCAGAGACGACGCACGACGCGCCAGACGTGACCCAGCGGGAACGGGAGCTGGGCGCGATCATCACGGCGTACAACGACGTGACCGAGCGATTGAAGCAATCGCACGAGTCGCTTCAGCGGGAGGTCGCGCGGCTGCACGGCGAGCTGCATCGCACGAACGAAGCGTTGCGCCGCAGCGAGCGGCTGGCGGCGCTGGGCGAGATGGCGGCCGGTCTGGCGCACGAGATTCGCAATCCGCTGGGTGGCATCGCGCTGTATGCGTCGATGCTTTCGCAGGCGGCCGGCGGGGACGGCAGCGCGGTCGACGCGGCGCGAACGCGCACGGCGGCGACGCGCATCGCCAACGGCGTGCGCACGCTGGAGCGGTTGATCGCGGAGATTCTGGATTTCGCGCAGGAGCATCGTCTGGAGCGGCAGCGCTGTCGCCTGGGCACGGTGTTCAACACGTTGCGCGATGCGATGGCCCCGTGGGAGGAACAGACCGGCGCCCGGATGACGATCGACGCGGAGGCGGACGAAATTGAGGCCGATATCGATATAGGCCGGTTGCACCGGGTGCTCGTGAACTTGGTGCTGAACGGTTTGCAGGCGGCAGGTCGCGGGGGGCGTGTGGCGATCGCGGCGCGGCGCGATGCGGATGCGGCGGTGATCGAAGTGGCCGACAGCGGTCCGGGCATCGCGGAGGAGTTGCTTCCGCGGGTGTTCAATCCGTTTTTCACGACGAAGGATACGGGCACGGGGCTGGGGCTGGCAATCGTGCATCGCATCATCGAGGCGCACGAGGGATCCGTCGCGGTGAGCAATCGCGCGGGCGGCGGGGCCGTGTTCACCCTGCGTTTGCCGGATGGTGAATCGGGCGATCACGCAGGGAGATAGGAAAGTGAACGAGCCTGCGGCGACCGGGACGTGGCCGCGGGGATGAAGTCATAAACGAAAGGATTGCGACAAGCCGTGCGAGCGGGGACACGCCGCGCGGCGTCGCCAAAGGGAGCAAACATGGCGCGAATTTGCATCGTGGACGACAAGGATGTCATGCGGGACTCGCTGACGGATATTCTCACGGCGGGTGGGCATGAGGTGGCGGCTTTCGCCGAACCGAATCAGGCGTTGATGGCGGCGACGCCGGGTCGGTTCGAGGTGATCGTGAGCGATCTGAAGATGCCGGGCATGGACGGCATCGAGTTGCTGCGATCGTTTCGATCGCGCGGCGTTGATGCGCCGTTCGTCTTGATGACGGCGTATGCAAGCGTCTCGACGGCGGTCGAAGCGATGAAGATGGGTGCGTTTGATTACATCCAGAAGCCGTTCGAGGCCGAGGCGATTCACCTGGTGGTGGAGCGCGCGGCGTCGGTGAGCCGGCTGCGTGGCGAGAACGAGGCGCTGCGTGCGAGCCTGATGGACCTGGGTCGTGACAGCGAGCTGGTCGGTTCAAGCCGGGCGATGCGGGCGGTGCGATCGCAGATCGAGAAGGTCGCGCGGAGCCAGGCGACGGTGCTGATCCAGGGCGAGAGCGGGACGGGGAAGGAGCTGGTGGCGCGTGCGATACACACGGCGAGCCAGCGCGCGGCGGCGCCGATGCTGTGCGTGAACTGCGCGGCGTTGTCGGCGGCGTTGCTGGAGAGCGAGTTGTTCGGCCATGAGCGTGGTGCGTTCACCGGCGCGGACAAGCTGCGCAAGGGGCGCTTTGAGCTGGCGACGGGCGGCACGCTGCTGCTGGACGAGATCAGCGAAGTGTCCCTGCCGGTGCAGGCGAAGTTGTTGCGCGTGTTGCAGGAGCGCGAGTTCGAGCGCGTCGGCAGCAGCGTGACGATTCAGACCGATGTGCGTGTGATCGTGACGACCAATCGTGATCTGACGGAGTGGGTGGCGCGGCGGCGGTTCCGTGAGGATCTTTTCTTCCGCGTGAGCGTGCTGCCGGTGACGTTGCCGCCGCTGCGCGATCGGCGCGAGGACATCCCCGAGCTGGTGGGCCATTTCCTGGGTCGCATCGCGCGGCGCGAGGGCAGCAACACGAAGTCGATCACGCCCGCGGCGTTGCGTGTGCTGGAAGCCTACCACTGGCCGGGCAACGTGCGCGAGCTGGAGAACGTCTGCGAGCGCGCGGCGGTGTTGTGTCATGGTGACAGCATCGATGCGCCCCTGATCGAGCCGTGGCTGGCGTCGGCGAGCACGAAGGCCGAGGGCGTGAACCGCCCGCTGCGGCCGGGCCACATGATGGAAGACATGGAACGCTCGCTGATCGAGCAGACGCTGGTGCGATTCAACGGGCATCGCGAGAAGACGGCCAAGGCGCTGGGCATCGGCGTGCGCACGCTGGGGATGAAGCTCAAGCAGTGGCGCGACGAAGCGGCGGCGCAGGCCGCGGCATCGCTGGCGGCGGCCCAGGGTCCGCAGCGCATCGCGGGTTGAATCGCGCGGTTTTTGCGCGGCGCGGCACGATTTGCCGGTTCGGCGGACATTGTGTCGATAAGAACGGCAGGCGTGCGGCGTGAGCAGGCGTCGGTTGCATGGCACGCCGGTTGCTGAAGCACGAGGACCGGGTGCGCCCGAGCGTCGGAGACGCGGATGACGTTTCTGGATCAGGTGATCGGCGGCGGGTCGATACCGCTGCTGGAGAAGGTGCTCTCGTTCACCGAGGCGCGGAATCGGATGCTGGCGGAGAACATCGCCAACATCACGACGCCGGGCTATCGAACGAAGCAATTGGACGTTCGCTCGTTTCAGGCGTCGTTGCGGGAGGCGTTGGACCGGCAGGACGCAGCCGAGCGGCGCGGCGTGGTATCGCCGCCGCTGGAGCTGAAGGCAACGCGCGAGGTGCGCGTCGGCGCGGGCGGCGCACTCGAGGTGACGCCGGGCACCGAGCCTGCGGAGAACATTTTGTTTCACGACGGCACGAATGCCCGGATCGAGCGACAGATGGCGCTGCTGGCCGAGAACACGATGATGCATCAGGCCGCGGTGGAGTTGATGAAAGCGAACATCGACGGGCTGTCGAAGGCGATTCGCGGCCGGGCGATTTAGTAGGGCATGACCGGCCGGGAACCAGGAAAGACGTATGTTCGGCGCATTGGACATCAGCACGAGCGGCCTCGCGGCGCAGCGGACGTGGCTGGACACGATCTCGGCGAACATCGCCAACGCGCAGACGACGCGTCGAGCCGACGGTGGCGACGGTCCGTACCTGCGACAGGTGGCGTTGTTCGCGCCGGGCGACGGCCGTGGCGGGGCGGGCGTGCACGTGGAGAAGATTGTCGAAGACCATTCCGGCAAGCCGCGTGAAGTGAAGGACCCGGGCCATCCCGATGCGGATGCGCGTGGGATCGTGCGGTATCCGAACGTGGATCTCGCGACGGAGATGGTGAACGCGATGGTGGCGGTGCGGGCGTACGAAGCGAACGTGACGGCGGCGGAGGCGACGAAGTCGATCGTGGCGAGCACGCTGCGGTTGCTGGCGTAGAGGCGTGAGCCATGAGCCGCCGGGTGCGTGTGAGACGCACCCATGAGTTGTCTCGAAGGCATGAAGGTAACTCGCGGCACCCAGTCTGAAGTTCGGTGAAGGAAGGGCAGTCATGTCAGACCTAGGCATCAAGAACCTGGAGGGCCTGAAGCCGCTGACCGGCGCGAATCCGCTGAAGGAGGCCGACGGCCTCGGCAGGGCGTCGCCGGTCGCGAAGACGGGCGCGGCGGGAGGGAAGGACTTCAAGAGCTTTCTGCTGGAGAGCCTGGACAAGGTGAACGCGCTTCAGACGGAAGCGAACGAGGGCGTGCAGCGCCTGATGACGGGCGAGACGAACAACGTGTCGGAAGTGCTGACGGCCAGTCGCAAGGCCGGCATCGCGTTCGATCTGCTGATGGAGATTCGCAATAAGCTGATGGAAGCGTACACGGAGATCAAACAGATGCGGGTGTAGGCGAGCCGTGAGCCTGAATGCGGCGGGGCGTCGGATCGGCGCTGTCGTGTATCGGTTCCAGGCACCAAGCGGACGATGCATGGCGAACTTCCCGGCGGAGCCGGGATCGGAATCAGACGGAAATGGATTTCCTGTCGTCACAATTGAGGCAGATCGGGGAGCAGCTCCGCGGCACGTCGGTTTCGCAGCGTGCGGCGATCGGCCTGCTCGTGGTGGTGCTGATCGGCGGCATGTACGGTCTGGTGCGCTGGAGCGGCCAGCCGGAGTGGGTGCCGCTGCTGCCGCAATCGTTCACACCGGAACAGATTCAGTCGATCCAGGCGTCGCTGGCCGTGGCGGGGGAACGGTCGAAAGTGGACGGGGATCGCATTCTCATCCAGGGGGACGAAGGCCGCCGGGAGCAATTGACGGCGATGCTGGCGCAGAGCGGATCGCTGCCGAAGGACACGAGCCTGGGTTATGCCGCGCTGGTGAAGGCGAGCAGCGTCTTCATGGGCGACCGCAGCCGCGTGTGGATGGAGAATCGCGGGCTGGAGGCGGAGCTGTCGGGTGTGATCGGCCGGTTTCGTGGCGTTAAAGATGCACATGTCTTTATAGAGGTTCCGCAGACGCGAGGGTTCTCGGGCAAGTCCACGCAGTCGCGGGCGAGCGTGCATCTGACGCTTGCGGAAGGCGAATCGCTGGACAAGCAGCGCGTGGCGGCGATTGCGAACTTCGTGGCCGGGGCCGTGAGCGGTCTGGACCCGCGCAACGTGAAGATCACCGACGGCGTGCGGTTCTATCGTCCGCCGGAGAGCACCGGGGAGGTGCCCAGCGAGTTGCTGGACATCCAGCGTCACGCCGAGGATTACCATTCGCAGAAGGTGTACGACCAGTTGCGATACATTCCCGGCGTGCTGGTCAACGTGCACGCGCAGCTTCGCACGAGCGAGGAACAGATTCAGGAGAAGACCCTCGGCCCGCCAGCGGTGGATAACGAAACATCGCGCACCGAAGAGACGCGCAGCGCGTCGACGGCGACCGGTCCGGGCGTGCGGCCGAACCAGGGGCGCAGCATCAGTGACGGTGGAACGGGCACGTCGAACACGAAGGAAGAGACGGAGACGAGCCTCAAGGGTGAGCGCGACACGAAGGTGCGCAGCACGAATCACGCGGTGGGGGTGGTGGAGAAGCTGACGGCGGCGATCAACGTGCCGCGGAGTTACCTGGAGCGCATCGCGTCGGCGGTGGGCGCCGCGGGCGGCGGCGGTGGTCAACCCGATGACGCGGTGATCGGCAAGATCGCAGAGGCGGAGTTGCCGAAGATTCGCGCGCTGGTGAAGCCGTTGATCAACGCGACGTCGGATGAGCAGGTCGTGGTGAATTGGTACTACGACATGGCGGCGCCGGAGTCCAGCGCGCCGGCGACGCAGTCGACGGGCATGGTGGCGCTGGCGCGGGACTATGGGGCGCAGATCGGCGTCGGGTTGCTCGTGTTGTTCAGCTTGTTCATGTTGATGCGTTTGGCGCGGCAGGGCGCGGGAGCGATCGGGCGAGCCGGTCGGAATCGGCCCGTGCCGGCGGGCGCATCGATCGGCGGGGGTTTCGGCGGGTTTGGCGATCCGGACGGTCCGCTTCAGAAGCTGGGCGGCGGGACGATGCTGGTCGGCGAGGCCGAGGAGACCGACGCGGTGATGGAAGGCCACGAAGTGGATGAGAAGACGGTGCGGACGCATCAGATTGTGCAGCAGATCAGTCAGATGGTTCGGGAGGATCCGGCGTCGGCGGCGAACATTGTCCATCATTGGCTGCAGGAAGAGAAATAGACGAGATGGCGGCGCGCAACAATCGCAACCAGAAGGAGGACGAGGAGAAGCAGAGCGGTCTGCGCAAGGCGGCGATTCTGCTCGTCAGCCTTAGCCGGGAGACGGCGTCGGCGATCCTGCGTCAACTGGACGGCGATTCGATCGAGGCACTGACGCGGGAGATCGCGCACATTTCGGAGCTGGACGAGTCGGTGCGGCAGTCAGTGATTGAGGAGTTTCACGGCTTGGCGCTGGCGCGGCGGTACGGCGAAGTCGGCGGGCTGGCCTGCGCGAGGAGCTTGTTGAGCACGGCGCTGAACAAGGAAGACTTCGAGCGGATCATGCACACGGTGGAGCATCAGTTCAACTCCAAGCCGTTCACGTTCCTGCACAAGGCGGCGACGGAGAACCTGCTGACGTTCATCCAGGACGAACACCCGCAGACGATCGCGCTGATCCTGGCGCACCTGACGCCGGACAAGGCGAGCGAGATTCTGGGGGGATTGAAAGAGGAGAAACAGAAGGAAGTCGTCGCGCGCATCTCGCGCATGGAGCAGACCAGCCCGGAGGTCATCAAGGAAGTCGAGCGCGGACTGGAGCATCGGTTGAGCGGTCTGGTGACGGAGCGGTTGCAGCGCGTCGGCGGGGTGGAGAGCGTGGCGGAGATTCTCAACCTGTGTGATCGATCCACCGAGCAGGGGATTCTTGAGAAGCTCGGCGAGGAGGATCCCGAGCTGGTGGAACAGATTCGCCGGCTGATGTTCGTCTTCGAGGACATTCTGCTGGTCAACGACAAGGGCATCCAGGCCGTTCTGAAGGAAGTGGAGACGAGCGAGCTGGTGCTGGCGATGCGCACGGCGACGGACGAGTTGAAGCAGAAGATTCTGTCGAACATGTCGGAGCGTGCGGCCCAGATGATCGCCGAGGAGATGGAGTACATGGGTCCGGTGCGGCTGTCGGATGTCGAGGCGGCGCAGCAGAAGATCGTGGACATTGTTCGGCGGTTGGAGGACGCCGGCGAGATCATCATCGCCGGTCGCGGCGGCGAGAAGGAACTCGTCGTCTAGGCGAGGGTGCGAAAGGGCGGCATGACGCGAGCGATTCGATCGGTGATCAAGGCGGGCGATGCGCGGCTGGCGACGCGTGGGATGTATTCGCTGGACCTGCGCGACATCGAGCACGAGGCGGCGCAGGTGCTGGCCGCGGCGCGTGCACAGGCGGAGCGGATCATCGCCGAGGCGCGTGCCGCGGCACACGCGCAGAGTGAATTAACCCGGCAGACGGCGCATCGGGAAGGGTACGCGCAGGGCCAGGCGCGTGGGCAGGAGACAGGCCACGCCGCGGCGCTGGAGGAAGCGCGGGCACGCTTCGCGGAGGAACACGCTGCGCTGGGGCGGGCGCTGACCGAGGCGCTGGCCGCGTTTGCCGCGCGGCGGGAGCAGTTGTACGCCGAGGCGCGGCGTGATGTGGTGCTGCTCGGTGCGACGATCGCCTCGCGCGTGTGGTCGCGGCTGGCGGCGGATGAATCGGTGGTGACGCAGGTTGCGCTGGGCGCGATGGGCGAAGCGCTGGAGATGGTCGGTCGGGCGACGCAGGCGATGGTGCGCGTGAATCCGGCGGATGCGGCGGCGCTGGAGCGCTTCGCCGCGTCGGTGCAGGGCGTCGCGGAAGAGAGTTCACACATTCGCATCGTGGCGGATGAGTCGGTGGCGCGCGGCGGTGTGCGGATCGAGACGGCCGATTCGGTGGTGGACGCGACGATTGCCCAGCGGCTCGACCGGGTTGCGGATGAGCTGGTGAGCGGATGGCGCGAGCGGCTGGCAGCGCTGGGACTGGACACGGACTCGGCGGACAAGCGCGCCGGCTAAATGGGGTGCGGATCGCACGTCAGCGAGGCGGTACGACGGCGCGACGGCGAGGCGACAATCGATGACGGTGCTGGCGGAAGCGATCGAGACGGCGCGGCGCGCGGACACGTTGAGTGTGACCGGGCGGGTGTTGTCATGCACGGGCATGACGATCTGCGCCGCGGGGTTGCCGGTGCCGGTCGGGTCGTTGTGTGAGATTGATTTCGGCGGCGGTCGTTCGGCGCTGGCGGAGGTGATCGGCTTCCGTGAGCAGGCGACGTTGCTGATGCCGCTCTGCGGCGCGGAGGGAATCGCCAAGGGCCAATGGATCCGCCATGTGACCAGCACGCAAAAGGTCGCGGTCGGTCCGGGATTGCTTGGGCGCGTCCTGGACGGCATGGGTCGGCCCAGCGATGGCCTGCCGGTCGCGGCGCTGGATGCCCATTATCCGTTGCATCGCGCGGCGCCCGATGCGCTGCGTCGGCCGCGCATCGACGCGCCGCTTTCCGTTGGGATTCGCTCAATCAACGCGATGCTGACGCCGGGTTGCGGTCAGCGGCTGGGCGTTTTCGCGGGCACGGGCGTCGGCAAGAGCATTTTGCTCGGCATGATGGCGCGGCATACGTCGGCCGATGTGGCGGTGATCTCGCTGGTCGGCGAGCGTGGCCGCGAGGTGCGCGATTTCATCGAGAAGGATCTCGGTGAGCGCGGGCTGGCGCGGAGCGTGCTGGTGGTGAGCACGTCGGATCAATCTCCGCCGCTGCGCGTGCGCGCGTGCTTCGTGGCGACGGCGATCGCAGAGTATTTCCGGGATCAGGGCGCCAACGTGCTGCTGCTGATGGATTCGGTGACGCGCCTGGCGATGGCGGCGCGGCAGATCGGCCTGGCGGCGGGCGAGCCGCCGGCGACGAAAGGGTATCCGCCGAGTGTGTTCGCGATGTTGCCGAGGCTGCTGGAACGAAGCGGTCGGACCGAAAGTGGCAGCATCACGGGTCTGTACACCGTGCTGGTGGAAGGCGACGACGTGAACGAGCCGGTGTCCGATGCGGTGCGAGGAATTCTCGACGGTCACATTGTGCTGTCGCGGCGGCTGGCGAATCGGGGGCAGTATCCGGCGGTGAGCGTGCTGGAGAGTGTGAGCCGGGTGATGCCGGACGTGGTGGACGCGAAGCAGTTGGAAGCGGCGACCGCGGTTCGTCGATTGCTGGCGGTGTGGGACGAGATCGAGGACCTGGTGAACATCGGGGCGTACGCGGCGGGCAGCAATCCGGAGTACGACCTGGCGATACGAATGATGCCGGCGGTCACCGCGTTCCTTCGGCAGGAGATGGACGTCGGCGTGGATTTCGAGGCGTCGAAGGCGGCGCTGATGGCGCTGGTGGAGGAGTTTGAGCGGAAGGAAACGCCCAAGCGTCCAAACGCCGAAGCGCCAAAACGACAGAAGTAGGATGAGCACGGCTCGCCGATGGGCGAGGGCACGTAGGTGATCGGGATCGGCTCACGGTAAAAGGTCCCACGAGATGAAATCACGACGCATGTATCGATTTGAGACGCTGCTGAAGATTCGCCGGGCGAAGGAGGACGCGGCCCGGCGGGTGGTGGCGGCGCGGCTGCGTCAGATCGCGGAAGTGGAGCAGCGTCAGGCGGCGTTATCGGAGCGTATTTCGCAGGAAACCGAGGCGATTCGGGCGTCGCTTGGAGAAAAAAACAAGAATCTTGATGTGGAACAATTGCGCTGGTCTCGGCACTGGCTGGGGCGATTGCGGCTGGGCGTGTTGGAGGCACAGGCCGAAGTTGCAGGTCACCGCGCAATGCTCGCGCAGGAGCGCGCGGTGTTAAATGACGCTCGGAAGCAGGTCGGCGTGCTGGATCGCCTGAAGGAGCGTTGGCGTGCGTCAGTTATTGCCGAATCGCAGCGCGTCGAAGCGCGCCAGTTGGATGAGATGAACACGGCGCGCTTCGCGGCCGGCGCGGGTCAGGAAGTGAGAATCTGATGCTCAAGCGCGCTTTTTTTGCGGCGGCAATTGTGACGATGTTAAACGCGGCGGCGCTGACGGGCGTGGCGGCGTGGGCGGCGACGCGAGGCTATTTGTCACGCGATCGGGTGCACGCGGCGCTCGCGGTGTTGCGGGGCGAGTCTCCCGCGGCCACGACGCAGCCGAGTGCGGCGTCGCAGCCGGGTCAGGATTCACCGCAGCCGGCGACAGCGGAGCAGTTGAGGCAGC from the Planctomycetia bacterium genome contains:
- a CDS encoding tetratricopeptide repeat protein; protein product: MAEAAATAQVMAGNAAGAANAPGGDAPRGGLRERFAGRWQLPLLIASVLALSAGVSRQVARYRPVSFEEHLKRVAVLREANALGRAATYIKYLLSRPERPAAERGELYRLYAQVAYQAESSATAHGEANTRAIIRNMQQAREEGAALAASDWYALGEAYRWAGQWTESIDALGKALEAGMTPADAIRRKIVELRLATTAPTDPKNVSDIAAVLSAADSSPENFVWATDLTVDRLLSAGRADEALKLVKQAEARGGEPDARQSVRYLEALCLRAMGRTDEAEALLRRIREEWTKRDDLWARAGWLLGRLQQEDDRPQMALAFYEEVLRSFASGEMKWACEQGRAECLARLERFEAAREAFSGLIEQRGAWERSRYVNAGAVRSALIVIAERLRGAGEYEASNDYYRLGLKLAGTDSAAQRAHYTGQLAANCRSLGVQARDASDARVAAQWFAEAGRLNLARSEIETQERFQAEALEAAAEDFDAAGRTDEMIRALTKLVARHPTNVRRSAGMFRLAQALEAQGRYAEAAASYQEIMTVYRRLPDALSSMVPLARCLIRQGGDRAQRGVAILTEIVDDLGPEEIFTPRAMEYREALFELAEYYTQADPVRIPNRDELAISRLEDALALYPDAAEAPKLLFLLGESYRRSAGRLRESLKKELDARTREESARAADDRLRRAVDAYERIMARLAGQDGSALSESERLYLRCSYLYRADCLFELGDYAAAADGYREAQWRYEADPSAVSAGVQLYHCFVRLGNANEARMALARLGWLLKKLPESAFEARRGMSSKAYWEGLVARLERTSGDLLAGAR
- a CDS encoding sigma-54-dependent Fis family transcriptional regulator; its protein translation is MARICIVDDKDVMRDSLTDILTAGGHEVAAFAEPNQALMAATPGRFEVIVSDLKMPGMDGIELLRSFRSRGVDAPFVLMTAYASVSTAVEAMKMGAFDYIQKPFEAEAIHLVVERAASVSRLRGENEALRASLMDLGRDSELVGSSRAMRAVRSQIEKVARSQATVLIQGESGTGKELVARAIHTASQRAAAPMLCVNCAALSAALLESELFGHERGAFTGADKLRKGRFELATGGTLLLDEISEVSLPVQAKLLRVLQEREFERVGSSVTIQTDVRVIVTTNRDLTEWVARRRFREDLFFRVSVLPVTLPPLRDRREDIPELVGHFLGRIARREGSNTKSITPAALRVLEAYHWPGNVRELENVCERAAVLCHGDSIDAPLIEPWLASASTKAEGVNRPLRPGHMMEDMERSLIEQTLVRFNGHREKTAKALGIGVRTLGMKLKQWRDEAAAQAAASLAAAQGPQRIAG
- the flgB gene encoding flagellar basal body rod protein FlgB, translating into MTFLDQVIGGGSIPLLEKVLSFTEARNRMLAENIANITTPGYRTKQLDVRSFQASLREALDRQDAAERRGVVSPPLELKATREVRVGAGGALEVTPGTEPAENILFHDGTNARIERQMALLAENTMMHQAAVELMKANIDGLSKAIRGRAI
- the flgC gene encoding flagellar basal body rod protein FlgC; translated protein: MFGALDISTSGLAAQRTWLDTISANIANAQTTRRADGGDGPYLRQVALFAPGDGRGGAGVHVEKIVEDHSGKPREVKDPGHPDADARGIVRYPNVDLATEMVNAMVAVRAYEANVTAAEATKSIVASTLRLLA
- the fliE gene encoding flagellar hook-basal body complex protein FliE, with product MSDLGIKNLEGLKPLTGANPLKEADGLGRASPVAKTGAAGGKDFKSFLLESLDKVNALQTEANEGVQRLMTGETNNVSEVLTASRKAGIAFDLLMEIRNKLMEAYTEIKQMRV
- the fliG gene encoding flagellar motor switch protein FliG produces the protein MAARNNRNQKEDEEKQSGLRKAAILLVSLSRETASAILRQLDGDSIEALTREIAHISELDESVRQSVIEEFHGLALARRYGEVGGLACARSLLSTALNKEDFERIMHTVEHQFNSKPFTFLHKAATENLLTFIQDEHPQTIALILAHLTPDKASEILGGLKEEKQKEVVARISRMEQTSPEVIKEVERGLEHRLSGLVTERLQRVGGVESVAEILNLCDRSTEQGILEKLGEEDPELVEQIRRLMFVFEDILLVNDKGIQAVLKEVETSELVLAMRTATDELKQKILSNMSERAAQMIAEEMEYMGPVRLSDVEAAQQKIVDIVRRLEDAGEIIIAGRGGEKELVV